The following proteins are encoded in a genomic region of Blastopirellula marina:
- a CDS encoding universal stress protein yields MSWISTSPIVVPFDFSADSREAVDKAIALVGSGEGIYVIHVLGELSPADPGEVWHTVDENTRTQHATQAIRKELADEKYKDVKINITFGDPGEKICQFAEKINAGSIIISSHGRSSIMRVLLGSVADRVVRLADRPVIVLKKPRD; encoded by the coding sequence GTGTCCTGGATATCCACATCGCCGATCGTTGTGCCGTTTGATTTCTCTGCCGATTCGCGTGAAGCGGTCGACAAGGCGATTGCCCTGGTAGGCAGTGGCGAGGGAATCTACGTGATTCATGTGCTGGGAGAGCTCTCGCCTGCCGATCCAGGAGAAGTCTGGCATACCGTCGACGAAAACACACGTACTCAGCACGCCACGCAGGCGATTCGTAAAGAGCTCGCCGACGAGAAGTACAAGGATGTGAAGATCAACATCACCTTCGGCGACCCTGGCGAGAAGATCTGCCAATTCGCCGAGAAGATCAACGCGGGCTCCATCATCATCTCGTCTCACGGTCGCTCGTCGATCATGAGGGTGCTGCTGGGCTCGGTCGCTGATCGTGTGGTCCGCCTGGCCGATCGCCCGGTAATCGTGCTGAAGAAACCACGCGACTAA
- the sucC gene encoding ADP-forming succinate--CoA ligase subunit beta: MKIHEFQAKEILRQAGVAVPRSIVAKTPEEASAAYTELGGSIAVVKAQIHAGGRGKGTVKDNADQRGVQLVKSADEAAAVAKGLLGKELVTIQTGPEGKVVNQVLVEEGCDIKRELYLGIVLDRAAKLPVLMMSSEGGTEIEEVAAHTPEKIFKEHFNPALGPQSYQIRKLCKKLEISGPAARSAEKFIKGLCKVYVETDCALAEINPLVITGDGGMIALDCKMTFDENAMFRHKDIAELRDLSEEEPAEVRAGNTGLSYVKLDGNIGCLVNGAGLAMSTMDIIKLHGGEPANFLDVGGGANVDQVTEAFSILLDDKNVKAVLVNIFGGIMRCTTIANALLEAYKKLDFNVPLVVRLEGTEVEQGRQLLADSGIDIIIADGLTDAAKKVVATVA; encoded by the coding sequence ATGAAGATTCATGAGTTCCAGGCGAAGGAAATCCTTCGCCAAGCCGGGGTCGCCGTACCTCGCAGCATCGTTGCTAAGACCCCCGAAGAAGCAAGTGCCGCCTATACCGAGCTGGGTGGTAGCATCGCCGTGGTGAAGGCTCAAATCCACGCCGGTGGTCGCGGTAAAGGGACCGTGAAAGACAACGCCGACCAGCGCGGTGTGCAATTGGTGAAATCGGCCGACGAAGCCGCCGCCGTTGCTAAAGGCCTGCTGGGTAAAGAACTGGTCACCATTCAGACCGGTCCGGAAGGCAAAGTTGTCAACCAAGTCTTAGTGGAAGAAGGCTGCGACATCAAACGCGAGCTATACCTCGGTATCGTGCTCGATCGTGCAGCTAAGCTGCCAGTTCTGATGATGTCGAGCGAAGGTGGCACCGAGATCGAAGAGGTCGCCGCCCACACGCCAGAAAAGATCTTCAAAGAACACTTCAATCCGGCTCTCGGCCCGCAAAGCTACCAGATTCGCAAGCTTTGCAAGAAGCTCGAAATCTCGGGGCCAGCCGCTCGCAGTGCCGAAAAGTTCATCAAGGGTTTGTGCAAGGTCTACGTCGAAACCGACTGTGCCTTGGCCGAAATCAACCCGCTGGTCATCACCGGCGATGGGGGTATGATCGCCCTGGACTGCAAGATGACCTTCGACGAGAACGCGATGTTCCGTCACAAGGATATCGCCGAACTGCGTGACTTGAGCGAAGAAGAGCCAGCCGAAGTTCGTGCCGGCAATACGGGTCTCAGCTACGTGAAGCTCGACGGTAACATTGGCTGCCTGGTCAACGGTGCCGGCCTGGCGATGAGCACCATGGACATCATCAAGCTACACGGCGGCGAACCAGCCAACTTCCTGGACGTCGGCGGCGGTGCCAATGTCGATCAGGTCACCGAAGCGTTCAGCATTTTGTTGGACGACAAGAACGTGAAGGCCGTGCTGGTCAACATCTTTGGCGGCATCATGCGTTGCACGACCATCGCCAATGCTCTCTTGGAAGCTTACAAGAAGCTCGACTTCAATGTGCCTCTGGTCGTACGGCTGGAAGGTACTGAAGTGGAACAAGGCCGCCAATTGCTGGCCGATTCGGGCATCGACATCATCATCGCCGACGGTCTGACCGACGCGGCGAAGAAGGTTGTTGCCACCGTTGCCTAG
- a CDS encoding cyanophycinase, with product MRPFLVIFAWTLCCSSFVPMDVRAAENMRPGTLIVVGGGGLPDAISNRFVELGGGKESRLVIIPTAADNPKPDNELAAMWKKRGIQEIAILHTTDREVADSATFVAPLKEATAVWIGGGQQSRLAAAYQGTAVERELIALLERGGVIGGTSAGAAIQSQVMIASGNPIPEIKQGFDLVPDAIIDQHFLKRNRINRLLTAVSQHPERCGVGIDEATAIEVNGRECRVLGDSFVIVVQAQTDGKMPNIQTFDQGKKFALSPRQSVAN from the coding sequence ATGCGCCCCTTTCTCGTTATTTTTGCCTGGACGCTTTGCTGTTCGTCATTTGTCCCAATGGACGTTCGCGCCGCTGAAAACATGCGTCCGGGGACGTTGATAGTCGTAGGAGGAGGTGGTCTACCGGATGCGATCAGCAATCGATTCGTGGAGCTTGGAGGAGGTAAGGAGTCGCGCCTAGTCATTATTCCCACGGCGGCAGATAACCCGAAACCGGACAACGAACTGGCAGCGATGTGGAAGAAACGAGGCATCCAGGAAATCGCCATTCTGCATACCACCGATCGGGAGGTCGCCGACAGCGCGACGTTTGTGGCCCCTTTAAAAGAAGCGACCGCGGTCTGGATTGGTGGTGGCCAGCAGTCGCGTCTGGCCGCAGCCTATCAAGGGACCGCGGTCGAGCGAGAACTTATTGCTTTGCTTGAACGAGGCGGCGTGATCGGCGGAACGTCAGCAGGAGCGGCGATTCAATCGCAAGTGATGATCGCCAGCGGCAATCCCATCCCAGAAATCAAACAAGGCTTCGACCTGGTTCCCGATGCGATTATCGATCAGCATTTCTTGAAACGGAACCGCATCAACCGCTTGCTAACCGCCGTCAGCCAACATCCAGAGCGTTGCGGAGTCGGAATCGACGAAGCCACAGCTATTGAAGTGAACGGTCGCGAGTGTCGCGTGCTGGGAGACTCGTTCGTGATCGTCGTCCAGGCTCAAACGGACGGCAAGATGCCTAACATTCAGACGTTTGATCAGGGAAAGAAATTCGCTCTATCGCCACGGCAATCGGTCGCTAATTGA
- the ptsP gene encoding phosphoenolpyruvate--protein phosphotransferase, whose protein sequence is MEKGLAVSPGIAIGVAYCILEIFVNPDRKRLEEHEVNKELARYEQARERTAVDLAALQAKVEEQIGKNEAAIFAVHQTILRDPAFTNKVRHWIVEERVTAAGALHRLLEEYTSIFSKTGDEYLQERLNDIRDVVVRLSAYLSDVLNDKEESGLSGPLIVIADELLPSQAVALGEADVHGIVTQAGSQTSHAALIARSRGIPAVSGVSGLLSKVKTGDTVVVNGSEGIVSINPESEELAAYRKLEREFFDLKDQLAANRDQPAVTRDGTELKLLANINNAKDVESAVAMGAQGVGLYRTEYLYLTHENVPDENEQFAVYREILQKSPRHYVTIRTLDIGGDKTVAYLGHNHNEANPFMGWRSIRLSFEHPEFFMSQIRAIMRCAAELKSGEPGEVNMLFPMITNVEEMRKARHLVRKAEKSLDERGIPRGEVKVGMMLEVPAAAVAIHHLLELVDFVSIGSNDLVQYLTAADRDNPKVSGLCQPLSPAVVITLKHVIEACNQANIPVTLCGEMAGQPRAFLLLLGMGLRSFSMSPAFIPTIKELANQATVEHAERVVEKVMEMKTTNQVKRYLRMELEAISPDIARLDTE, encoded by the coding sequence ATGGAAAAAGGACTAGCAGTCTCCCCAGGCATTGCGATTGGGGTGGCGTACTGCATTCTTGAGATCTTCGTGAATCCGGATCGGAAACGTCTGGAAGAGCACGAAGTGAACAAGGAGCTTGCGCGCTACGAACAGGCTCGCGAACGGACGGCGGTCGATCTGGCGGCACTGCAAGCCAAAGTGGAAGAGCAGATTGGCAAGAACGAAGCCGCCATCTTTGCCGTGCATCAAACGATCCTCCGCGATCCGGCGTTCACCAATAAGGTGCGTCACTGGATTGTCGAGGAACGCGTGACCGCTGCCGGAGCGCTACATCGCTTGTTGGAAGAGTACACCTCGATCTTCTCGAAGACGGGGGACGAGTATCTTCAGGAACGGTTAAACGACATTCGCGACGTCGTGGTCCGGCTCAGCGCGTATCTGTCGGACGTCTTAAACGACAAGGAAGAATCGGGCCTCAGTGGTCCGCTGATTGTCATCGCCGACGAACTGTTGCCTTCTCAGGCAGTCGCCTTGGGCGAGGCGGACGTACACGGCATTGTCACGCAAGCAGGCAGCCAGACGAGTCATGCGGCATTGATCGCACGAAGTCGCGGTATACCGGCTGTCAGCGGCGTTTCCGGCTTGCTGAGCAAAGTGAAGACGGGTGACACTGTCGTGGTGAACGGCAGCGAGGGGATTGTTTCGATCAATCCCGAATCGGAAGAGCTGGCCGCGTACCGCAAGCTGGAACGGGAGTTCTTCGATTTAAAGGATCAGCTCGCCGCTAATCGCGATCAACCAGCCGTCACGCGCGACGGAACCGAGCTGAAGTTGTTGGCCAACATCAACAACGCTAAGGATGTCGAGTCGGCTGTGGCGATGGGGGCCCAGGGAGTCGGCCTTTACCGTACCGAGTACCTTTATCTGACGCACGAAAATGTCCCGGACGAAAACGAGCAGTTCGCCGTTTATCGCGAGATTTTACAGAAGTCGCCTCGTCATTACGTGACGATCCGCACGCTTGATATTGGCGGCGACAAGACGGTTGCGTATCTCGGGCACAACCACAACGAGGCCAATCCGTTCATGGGCTGGCGGAGCATTCGTCTATCGTTCGAGCACCCTGAGTTCTTCATGTCGCAGATCCGCGCGATCATGCGCTGCGCTGCCGAACTGAAGTCAGGCGAACCGGGTGAGGTGAACATGCTGTTCCCGATGATCACCAACGTCGAAGAGATGCGCAAAGCTCGGCACTTGGTTCGCAAGGCCGAGAAATCGCTCGACGAGCGTGGTATTCCGCGCGGGGAAGTGAAGGTCGGTATGATGCTGGAAGTGCCTGCCGCGGCGGTGGCGATCCATCACCTGCTGGAACTGGTTGACTTCGTTTCGATCGGTTCGAACGACCTGGTTCAGTATCTGACGGCGGCCGATCGCGATAATCCCAAGGTCAGCGGCCTCTGCCAACCTCTTTCGCCCGCTGTGGTGATCACGTTGAAGCACGTGATCGAGGCTTGCAATCAGGCCAACATTCCGGTCACGTTATGCGGCGAGATGGCCGGTCAGCCGCGGGCGTTCCTCCTGCTTCTGGGAATGGGACTCCGCAGTTTCAGTATGAGCCCGGCGTTCATCCCCACCATCAAGGAGTTGGCCAATCAAGCCACGGTCGAGCACGCCGAAAGGGTGGTCGAAAAAGTGATGGAGATGAAGACGACCAACCAAGTGAAGCGCTATCTTCGCATGGAATTGGAGGCGATCTCGCCTGATATCGCCCGTCTCGATACGGAATAG
- the sucD gene encoding succinate--CoA ligase subunit alpha: MSILVNKDTKVICQGITGKVGEFHTKGCKEYGTKMVGGVTPGKGGQTVEGLPVFDTVEEAVKETGANATMIFVPPPFTADAILEAVDAGIEVICAITEGVPVLDMVPVYDIVKKSKSVLIGPNCPGVITPEECKIGIMPGYIHKKGPVGVMSRSGTLTYEAVWQLTNLGLGQSTCVGLGGDPIVGTSFIDLLEMYQNDGATEAIMMMGEIGGTAEEEAAAYIKANVDKPVAAFIAGRTAPPGKRMGHAGAIISGGKGTADEKFAALRDAGVEIAESPADMGTALKRAIDNKK, from the coding sequence ATGAGCATTCTCGTCAACAAAGACACCAAGGTCATTTGTCAGGGCATCACCGGCAAGGTCGGCGAGTTCCACACCAAGGGGTGTAAGGAATACGGCACCAAGATGGTCGGCGGTGTTACGCCGGGCAAAGGTGGCCAGACCGTCGAAGGTTTGCCAGTGTTCGACACGGTGGAAGAAGCCGTGAAGGAAACTGGGGCGAACGCCACGATGATCTTCGTGCCTCCACCCTTCACCGCCGACGCCATTCTGGAAGCAGTCGACGCCGGGATCGAAGTGATCTGCGCGATCACCGAAGGGGTGCCGGTCCTCGACATGGTTCCTGTCTACGACATCGTCAAAAAGAGCAAGTCGGTCCTTATCGGTCCGAACTGCCCTGGCGTGATTACACCAGAAGAATGCAAGATCGGCATCATGCCGGGCTACATTCACAAGAAGGGCCCCGTTGGTGTGATGAGCCGCAGCGGTACTCTCACCTATGAAGCGGTCTGGCAGCTGACCAATCTCGGCCTGGGTCAATCGACCTGTGTCGGTTTGGGTGGTGACCCGATCGTCGGTACCTCGTTCATCGATTTGCTCGAAATGTATCAAAACGATGGTGCTACCGAAGCGATCATGATGATGGGCGAAATCGGTGGTACGGCCGAAGAAGAAGCGGCAGCTTACATCAAAGCCAACGTCGACAAGCCGGTTGCTGCGTTCATCGCGGGTCGCACGGCCCCTCCTGGTAAGCGAATGGGTCACGCTGGCGCGATCATCAGTGGTGGTAAGGGAACGGCTGACGAAAAGTTCGCTGCCCTGCGTGACGCTGGCGTCGAAATCGCGGAGAGCCCAGCGGACATGGGTACGGCCCTGAAGCGAGCCATCGACAACAAGAAATAA